CTGTGTCCTTACCCATCTCTTGATAAGCTGAGCATTTCCCAAGCACCTACACAGGCTTACATGGCTTTGAGCAGCACTTTGGGAGCTGAGGTACTGCCACAGCTAGAGGAGAAAATTCTTAACGCTGTTCAAGATGTGAAAGAAAAGGCCACCAGCATAAGCATGTGAAATAGCTAGAATTAAAGGAATTATTATAAAAGTAACTAATCAAAAATGtacacacacaaaagaaaaaaaaaactaaaccaaaaacacacacacaaaaaaccaaaccacagtACACAGCCAAAAGCCCTGAAAGCTTGAATTCTGCAGAGATGAACAGGCAGGCCTGATCCACCATGAATAGTGCTCAACTTTGACAAACTTGTCTCTCAAAGCACAAAAAGCAAGATCCAGGCAACTACAGGCACAGCAAATACTTGCAATTGTCAGCATACTAAAACAGGGATAAGTAAAAAAGCTGGTATTTTGTATATCTAAAAATTATGTATTAATAAACTACATAACACAAGCATGCCCTTTAAAACTAATTAACAAACAACTGACTAAAATGTCCAGTATTCAGATCAAGTTTTTATTGTCATGGGAAAACACCTCAGTATTTTGACTTGCCATCTGCAGGTATTTAAGAGCACTGTCAGTGGTTTAGCTTAACTTCTGGTGCTAGCAAACTGCATCTTTCATTTTCACCAAAGCACTGGGGACATACACCACAGTACAGTCTCAAAACCCATTTCCACAGACCCGAAGTTCAAAAAAGCTGAAGTTCACTCTGAAGTTTTCCACAGTTCTAAGTAGATAAAAGACATCAGAGGAAACACAGCCAATAGATCAACACTTTACATGTGCCTGTGCAGAGGACAGCAGCCTGGGATCCCGCTCCACCTCAAGCAGCTCCACGAGACACGAACCCCATCTGCTGAGTCGGTGCCTAAAGGATCACTTGACCAGGCAGCGATACCAAACACCGGGATGTATTTTTCTGTTTACAATCAAACGTTTCCCTACTCCAACTGTTTAGCTGTTTGGAGAGCCTCTCCCACAAAGCGTTACTCTCCAGtttggagcagggacagggactcgCCCCTCCCTCGCAAGCTGCCTGGCCAGGCGCCGGCCGTGCCCCTCCCATCCGACACACGGCTTCCCAAGGAGCAGCTCCGCTGCTGAGAGCCCCTCCGGCAGCGCCGGGCCAGCCCCTGGACAAGCAAATTACTTAACAGACATACACACTTAACATTAAATGGACATTGGGTgagagatattaaaaaaaaaaaaaaacaaaaacaacaacaaagaaacaaacaaaaaaccagccAAAAGGACCCCACCAATTTCTGAGCAAGCTAGAGCCTGCTTCAGCTTTGTCAATCCAGTATAACAAAGAGAACCCACTGCATCAACATTTTAAGCTTTAGAAAAGACCTATTTAAATTCTTTTGAGGAGGGGACGCAGCATCATTAGTATAGAACAGCTGCATCTGTGTTTTTCTACAAGAACTATTGCCAAATCCATCTTGCAAGCAATTTTCCAAAACCAGATTGGCTGtgtggtttgttgttgttgttgctgtggATTATTACAGCACACACGGAGATAACTTGTTCATGGCTACCCAGCCCTCTCAGTCTATGTGAAAAAGAGGATTTGGTTTCCAGTGATTgaaagaaattgtatttttcagCATGCTTCTTGCAGCAACTTTAACTGACAAGTACAGAACATTCACAGAAAAATCGCTATGCATCTGTAAGACAGAAGTATACATTAAAAATAGCACCTCCTGGATCTCAGGGCACCCGCTTGTTTCAGCACCTAAGAGCTACCAGACCAGCTACATGTTCCAAAGACCTTCATCAGTTCACAGAattcacttttccttttttttttccccacaaatgCAGCCTGTTCAATGGCTCATGTACTTTTATTATGCACAGGTACTTAAGACagtgttaaaaaagaaaaaaaaaactttctgtTTTAAGTTGTTTTACGTTTTCTTTGGTTCATTTTTATTACCATTACGAGAGAAGTTACTGGCTTAACTAACAGTCTAACAAGGACTAGAGGACAGGTAATAATTCACAGCATGACCAAACTAGAGAGAGTTACCAAGTAGTCAGAGCCTGATGAGAGCCATTAATTTTCTACAAAGTACTACAACACAAAAGGACTTTCACTTTTAGCAAGCCATGTTTTAAAAGAGAGCAAAGTTTTCCCATGGAGTCTCACAATTTACAAGCACAGCAacataacatcattgctatttcatttttattatatCAGTCTTTTTCACCTGCATGTGTTCTTTGAATCCTGTTAtaggaaaagaagctgcacaacaaagAGGTTTCTTTTATCAGCTCAGTAATTTTAAGCATTTCCACAAAACTAAACAAGACAAGCCAAGTAACAACACTCAACCTTCTCTTCTCTAAGCAGGTGCGATCACCTCAACTTTCTCCTGCTCCTGACCCACCTAAGCTAAGAAATTTCTACTTTGAGGGGTAACCCTAATAATATATCATACTGCAGAAATACTTTCAGGAGACCAGGCAGCTGACTGCTGACCTAACAGGATCAGACAAAACACACTGCTGCAGTACACTCTCAATATTATAGCAAGAAAAACAGAATATACAGACATACTGAACTCTTTCAAATTCTTCACtccttaattaaaaaaagctCCAAGTAACTTCTACCACTAGTTCATCAGCAAGAATGGACTAAGGACAAGTATGACTGGTTGCAGGGAATCCTTCCCCTACTATTTAAAACCACTGAAACAAGTTGCCCAAGTTTGTACCAAAAATGGCTCATACCCCAGCAACCATGTGCAGGGCTGGCATCAGGAGATCCCAGAGGTGCAGGCAGCCAAAACACAGCTTAGGGCTTGGAATCAAACTACACGTGATTTTCAGAAAGCTTGACAACACTGAAGTGCTGCAATCATGGACCTGTCACTGCTGATCCCTAGCagtatttaaaatatctttatcCAGCATTATTTAAAAACACATAAGCCAATATGGCAAGGGTTGAATTCTCTTTGAGCAAAGGACATAAGACCTTTCTTACATCAAATGCTGCTACCTGGTGAAACATGGATGAATGATGAAGGTCTAGAAAAGTGACATGTGACAGCTATTAATAAAAGCCAAAAGGAAACCTATAACAATGATGCCATAAATAAAATTTGTCACTCTTCAATGTAACTAGCTCTTCAAACATAACCTGTGTGTTAAAAGGGCAGTTCACTCGCCTCCATGCTGTTACCCTAGATCAGAGAGAGGGGTGGAAGGGGAACTAATCACTGACACACACAGCTTTCAGAACAGAAGTACACTGAAAATCACTCTCAGAAGTTTTACATTACCAAGTATTGACAGCTAAGGCAGGAGAAATTTAAAGCAGAAGGAGAAGAGTAAAAACAAGGAGTTATTTCCTGGAAGAACCCCTTAATCACAGTAGCTTACTGTAGGTGATGGCCTTCCTGGGAAATGCACTcactggcccttttccctttcacTGCTTGTCAGATGTGTTGGATTTATTTTAGTTATATGGAAAGCAACTGGAGTACAGACTATACAGAGGACAACTGGAAAACTGCACAAAAGTTTGCACTGAAGTTAACCTGCACTAGGAGATGCTGGCAACCTGAACAGCTGTGTGTATGGTACACTGTTAATTTGGTTAGCAAATTATATGTACACTTTAGAAATGCAGATGTTAAAGAACATGCTGtaacttttcctttttcagaaGGCATACTAAGCACTTAAAAGCAAAACAGTTACCTCTAGACGATATGCTGGAGGCACAAGAAGCACTTAAAAAAAGCTAAAGCTGCTGATACAAAGATCCTATTTATCACTATTTAGCAGCCCCCTGTGTCTGCTTGAATCAGTAAAATTTCTCAAGAGATTGCCTCTCAACACAGTAAATAACTGCTTGCACGTCATCTTACTAATTCACCCACATTCTTACAACCCCCATTACACTGGGGATTGGAGGGCAGGCTGATGCAGCAGCAACATTCCTGTATTGGAAATCCTTAACTTTCaactgttttttcttcttttggcaCATGTAGCAGGATTCTGGGACAGTCTGACAAATGCCAAAATCCTGCTACCTTACATACACAATATGCTCAACGCTGTTTtactgtaaaataaaattatgcaaagaggaaaaaataaaaagtcacttccttccatttcattttttaaatcctTAAATTATTTACAATCactaataaaaaaacccaatcaaattaacaaaaaaaaaaatctcatccaAAGAAGCAATACTCTTACCTATGTATGCAACTCAAGTCAACATGTGTGCATTTCTGACTATGTAGCATTAAAGGAAGGCTGAAAAACACACAGTACTCTTCAATAACACTTCTGCACaataatgtttattttcttaaagGGAGAATTTTTGTCCTGCAAGTCTCAATCAAGCCACTTCTCATGTGTAAAGACTCATTTATTTCAACCAGACTACTCTTGCAGCCCTGAACTTGCAGGACTCTACTTGCTAACATAATCATATCTTACAGTTCATGACAACAATAAAATAATCTTTAGTAAAGATATTCTACCACACCTATCTATAGAGTAGTTTTTCACCCCTCTCAACTATAAAAACAAGTCTTCCAATGAATCACAAAGACAAAAGTCATCCTACAACAGCAAACTTGGCACTTGCAGCATTAGGGAGAAAGTTTTAAATACGTGTTTCTATTTCAGAAATCCATATTTGCCTGTATGTATTCTCTTTTGGAATATCATACTTTCATCCAAATACTGAATTAGTTCATGAAAGTAgtaaaatatacatatataagcATGATctataacttaaaaaaaaaaacaaaaattaaatggaaaaagTAACCCTGAATATTAACACAGCTTAAAATAATCACAAACGTACCTTTACAATTTGAAGCTGTACAGAACAAAGTTCCATTTTCTAGTACAAAATCAAGAATCTGTATTTCTAGCCTATCATCATCTAAGAATTGTATTAGTTTTTAATACTGGGATTTCCTTACTTGACATCACTCACTAACAGGTTCACTTTAAGAACAAAAACTGGCATGCCATTTTGTTTGCTAGGACATCACTTCCAACATTTTATCTAATATACATTTTCAGAAAATCAGGCCTGCAAGtactaaaaaaataaactctGCCTTATCTATGTGCCATGCCTTGACCCAAAGCTTTCACTTAAACACTTCTAGCCCTCTTTGGTGAAGACAAGCCACTAAAAAAGCTGTAAGTGCATGAAACCAGTGTTTGTACTCTGCCATAATTGCTCTCATGGGGCTTTTGGCAATGCGCTGTCATATCGTGCCTCACCTGAAACTGCAGTTCCACCTCTTTACTGCTCTGAAACTACCCTGCATCCACTAACCACAACAGCGAAACTTAAACCCACCATAGCTTTTGAATATAGCAAATAGTTTGCCAATGATATTTTTTGTAAACTAAAGGGGTTTAGGATACTATGGATAGATCCTTCTGTCACTCTGGGGACACGTCTAATTACTGCGGTTGAAGCTCAGCCCTTGATTAAGGGAGACAGGACAAAACTCTagctgaaaaattatttcatcacTGCACCTAATGAAAACTCGCTTTTCAGCTAAAAAGATGCTACTCTCTTTCTACAGAGCACAACATGAAAACTGAACCAGCTTCTCCAGCTAAAAATTTCTACACACCAACTCTCATTTAGCATTTAAGGGACTTCCTCTATATGGGCTTCTATGTAGAGCAAAACGCAGACACACCAAACGGCACACAGCTGATTTGCATTCAGAAGGAAGAATTTGGGACTCAGGCACACAGCACTTCACTTTCACTGTTGTTTTCAACAAAATTGGTGGCACTAAAACTCTTGGGAAAGTATTATTTAAGAAAGTGAGCTGATATAAAAGACATTTAACAACACTGGGATTCCTATTACCCACTGGGATTAGTCAACAGTATTTAGATTAGAGGCTAAAAGCAAGAGCACTGCCTTCCGAGCTAAAGAACCGATTCCATTCTGCATGCTGATGACTGCACACAAAGCAATTAATCTGCAGGATCTCAGCGCCGATTATACTGCTGTCTTTAAATACTTCCCTTCTTTCAGACAGGCATCGCTAAAATAATTCAATATACAAGTATCAGAATTTAGGATCTGAATATTTAAGTTCTCCTCATTTCAGGAGAGAAAGAGGAATTTGCAGTCTCACTTCTGAAACAGATTCCTGCGTTGTGGGTCTGGTTTTAGAGTCACTTTGCCTACTGTATTAACCTCATCTGACCTTAAGCTGTTAGGCACATTGAAGCTTCAGCTATAGTGTTTCTCAAATAAGCATCAACCCTTTCAGTAACTCTTAGCACAGCCTGAGGACAGCCTGAATTAGAACTTAATGATGCTTCTGGAAGCATTTGCATCAATTGAGCCAAAAGACAATCCTTGATCTCTGGTTAAAGATATAAAAGGTCCTTTTGGTTATCAACAACCATTGTACTGATGCGTCATGTCAAAACTCGAGTTTACAGCTATTTCCCTTAGTAGGGACAAAGCCGATGCCAGGACGTGCTGCTCAGCAGACTCACCCATCGCTTTCTTGCCGTGATGAGCAGTTCTGCCTTTTATAAACATCGGTGCCTATGAACATAAGTATTTCGAATGAGGCGAGAGGAAAAACACGCAGCTGTCTTTTCTCGAGCTACTTTCAGAACACAGCTTATGAGCAATACGTATCTCCGGCAGAGCAGTTACATTCCCCTCAAAACAGGCGAATTtcatacagggaaaaaaaaaaaaaaaaaggcacctTATGCTCGCAGCCGCACGACTCGCGGTTCCGCTGTTTTTTCACAACAGTGCCAACACTTTTCGAGCGACTCGCTCTGAGAACGACACGGAGTTTCCCCGGGCGAGCGAAGGGTCGGGGGCAGCGCGGCCCCGCCAGCCCGCCGGGGCAGGAAGCGCCCTCCGCCCGCACGCCCGTCCCGCCGCCTCAAGGCGCCTCGGCGGAGTCACGAGTCGAGGAGTTTCGGGCACTTACGTAACGCCGCGGGCCCGCCGCCGTTGTTGTTTCTCCCCTTTCCCGAAGACGAACTCGTTTCCGAGACCCCCAACTCCCTCAGTGCCCTGGGACAAGCCAGCGTCCGCCGCCGTCGCTTCCTTCCCCAGGTcctgcccgccccgccgcctccttccctccctgccggCGGGACGCggcgctgccccagccccgcggCGGGACAGCGGAGCCCAGCGCCGCCTCCCACCGGGGAGCTCCTTCCCCCCCCGGGCAGCCCCCGGTTCTCAACATGGCCGCGGGAGAGGGGCCGGAGTCCCGGCGGAGAAGGGCTCCGCAAGGAAAGTTTCTCTCTCACCCCCCGGTCGGCCCCGACCCAAGCCGATCCCCAGCCGCCCGGAACACGGCCGGACAGCGCTGCTCACCCGGTACAGCCCGCTCCGGCCGCCGCCTGCCCTATTCGCCGCACGGCCGCGGTCATACACCCCGCGCCGGGGGACGGGCTCCGGGACCGcgcccggcggggcggggccgccgccatcttgggcgGGAAGGAGTAGCGCCTCGGCCGCGAGCTGCCGGCCCACAGAGCCGCCCTGAGCGGGGAGGGCGGGCCGAGCTGGGGCGGCTCGGCCGATCCCGAGCCGTGGGTGGCACCTCGTGGGAGCGGAATGCTCCGGGCAGGACAGCTCCTTCGTCGGGCTTTTCTAAGAGATGTTCTTTGTGGACGATCGCAGGTTTGTGCTTAGCTCTGAGTATGCTCGCCCAGAGGTAATTCGGGATGGGCACGTTTTTAACCACC
This genomic window from Zonotrichia albicollis isolate bZonAlb1 chromosome 1, bZonAlb1.hap1, whole genome shotgun sequence contains:
- the LOC141730959 gene encoding uncharacterized protein LOC141730959; this translates as MSKLEFTAISLKRHGVSPGERRVGGSAAPPARRGRKRPPPARPSRRLKAPRRSHESRSFGHLRNAAGPPPLLFLPFPEDELVSETPNSLSALGQASVRRRRFLPQVLPAPPPPSLPAGGTRRCPSPAAGQRSPAPPPTGELLPPPGSPRFSTWPRERGRSPGGEGLRKESFSLTPRSAPTQADPQPPGTRPDSAAHPVQPAPAAACPIRRTAAVIHPAPGDGLRDRARRGGAAAILGGKE